The stretch of DNA TAAATTGGACTACCTTTTGGAATTTACATATAGTAATCATAAAACAATTTAAGactgttttttcattttcagtTGTAAATTCCAAAAGGTGAAAAAATTTATTCTGAATCTAAGGTTGTCAGAATGTAAGATTGGCTTGGGatttaccaaaaagaaatcaaacaaaaaaaaattcacaaaccatttattctttggtttctttagaagtaaggtatttttttttctctgttctgTATGTAAAGTGTAAACTGTTGTTGATAAACTATtgataacaaaaccaaaacaaagaaacaaatgtgaATATTCCCCACCTCCATCAATAAGTCTTGTTCTCTATTTCCTCTGGTTACTTTTTTTCCTCAGTTTCCTTTTGAGAAGTCCCTATAGCGCCGAGATTGGCCCCAGCCGCAGAAGCATCAAGCAAACTCGCTGCAATTGTTGCCTTCAAGTCATCATCTTCCATCTCTGAAAAAGCCTGCACTTCCTCACGTGACAATGCCTGATTTTGTCTTTGTTGATCTACATTGGCATTACTTCTGTTGCTACTGGCAGACGAACCTTGTACTGAGCTCGTGTTCTTTATTATCCTCTCTGCATCTTCAGGAGAAAGCCACTGCCCGAAACTGTTGGAGGCTTCAGATGAAGAGGACATGGGACATTCCTGTGGGAAGTTTCCTTTCACTATGAAGATACTCCATCCTGAGCCTTTGAGAGAGTCAAGAAACGCAGAGAGGTAGAACTTTGATAAATGTTGCGGGGCAGCGAGGAGGCTGTCAAAGTTATACCATTCTCCATTCACTTTCCTTATGCAAAACCAATGGTCATGCAAGTGGCAGATAAAGGCGCTTTCAAGCTCAGGGTCTATCTGCGCAGGCTCTGCATCTGGACAATTGAGTGGAATCACTTGTAAATCCCACACTTCCAAAGCTTTTTGCAAGACCTGTCAATCAAACCAGAAGCTTCCTCAGTGAAAATAATATGCATAGAGAAGATACATATACTTTGCAGTTTGCACAACCTAGATGCACATGTTTGGAATGTTTTACCTCATCCAACTTCAACACAACCATTAATAGCGCTTTTACTTTAGATGCTTATGAATTATGATTGGGATGTGAATCTCTACTCAGTGCAATAAGAAGTTTGCAAGCAAAATTGACTTGTGTGGCAACAGACTTAGCtacaaattagttttaaagCCAGGAAACTACAGATAATACCTAACAAATCCAACAGACACCTTCTAAAGTTCCTCCATCTCTCAGCATAAAAATGTTTGTACAAAGAAGCTAATGATTCGCCAAATGTGTTCAACTCAGTAAAAAGACGCATAATTCACCATTTACTAATCTCAATACTACTTGAATCGATCATTAGCACTAAACGTTCATATATTCAATTGGTACCTTAAACTTCAAAAAACGAATATAACCATTCAAAAGGTTTCCACTTTAGTCTTACCCAGCAACCTTATGAACTGtaaaattcgaaaccctaattaCGCCTAAACTTACAAGAACACAACaataacaagagaaagagagcttgCAATTTCTAAATGTTGGATACGACTCGGGGATTTTGAATttacataaaagaaagaaaacacgaAATCAAGAAATCGCGATTCGTGTTACCTGGATACTAAAATCGCCACCGAGGGAAACATTATGCGACACCTCAGAGTAGAAATCGCCGGACGAAAACCCACCGACCGCGGCGCCTTCAAGCATAACCTGACGCTCCTTCCTATCAAGATCTGCGGCGACGGCAGCCAAATCGAATTCGGAGAAGAAAGGTCCCTGCAACACCGTGTTGACGCAGTGTACGGCGCACAGATTCGACTCTTGTACCTCGTGATACAACATCCCTCCGTTGCTCGTTCGTTCCATTGTCGATCAAagattttgaaaacaaaaagacttaAAAAGATTCGGTTGTggtgaaatataaaaatattgcaGCGATGCGAAAGTCTCAAAGTGATTTGATAACgaagcgatgaagaagaagatgaagtaatgagaggagagagagatcgcaaagttacaaactttttaacccttaaaaaaatatttaaataaggaaaaaattgaaacaaaggATGACACAGGCCCGAAACTGTTTTCAATATAGGCCCAATATCTATAATCCTAAGTTTAGGTTTTACTTGCTTCCCAAGTTAGGTTTCTCGATATTTTGCTGAAGGGATTACTCTCGATTGTTTCTGAACACAATTGTTTCTGACAATCTCAAAATCATTCATTTGTTAGCTAAGAGGTGGTCAAAAAGCTTTAAACAAAAAGGTCATAAAAGAGTTATCAATAATAGCAAGGACAAGAACAAGAGTTCAAAGATCAAACATGCTAGCTTCCAATCAAGCAATTTATTTGCCAGACATATACACCTAATTCTCCAACCTTCATCAAAATTCAACTTGACCACTTAGCATGTATGTGTTTACTAGTGGCGTCTTCCATGATTCCATCTGGGACTAAAAATCTGTTCCCATCTAATGCACCTTAACCTTTCTCCTTGGTGTTTCCTCCAAAAAGCAGCAAATTTTTCCTTCCAAGTAACTGTAATACCGGATCGAGTGATCACAACAACATTCTTAGCTTCTTTCAACCATTTCTGTTTCCACAAGTCATCGTCTGATGTCAGATACCGTAACTCTGTACAAAGGCAAGCCAACTTTGCAAGACTTGCTCCAGGAAGATATTCTAGTATCTTCAGCTTTAGCTCTCTTGGTAAGCGCATCAAACATGGTGGAGCTTTATCGCTTAGACCAATCAACAAGGGGATCACAAGACCATATTTTACCATTCTCCAGAACTTGGATACCTCGTGGTAGATCCTCGAAGAGCCTCCTTCTTTGTCAGGCTTCATAGGCACAAACACACGCttatcaagaacaatcctatgcaGACTAGTCCCACTTAGAATTCCGTACACTACAACCATATAACCTAAGCTCTGAAACTTCACAGTAACGTACTCGATTGTATTGGTATCCTTAGAAGTAACTAGCTCAGGAAGCGTATACCTTAAGGATACTGAAGGTAACTCCTTTGAAAAGCTAAACTTATCAGAGCCAGGATTGAACAATACAAATCCAGATTCTAACATAAACGCATGAACTGACATTGACATTGCCAACGTAGTTAACTTACTGGTATCACCTAGAGATGTCAATTGGTCTCTAAAACCATGGGCTGTCCGGTCCAAATTAATTTGGACTAGTTTTGGTTATTACCAAATTTAAAACGGTCAAATGGGCCTAAAACCAATTTAGCCCATTTATATATGGTCTAAACTAGTTTGGACGTGGGCTGTCCAATAATcctaaaaaattagggtttttactatttgggggattttttttttttttctcgccgcttctctctttcttcgtgTATTTATGAGTATTATAAGTGTATTATGAGTGTATTATGAGtgtattatgaatttataaatctttagctttataattatgagtttataaacctttagctttataattatgagtttatgagattatgaattttgCTTCAATCTGCAACCAATGGACAGACCAATTGGTCATGGTCCTATTTGGTTTGGACATATTTGGATGTGGGTGTATTTGGGTCTTGACACATAAATGACCATAAATTGTATGTGTCCAAATGGACATGCCCATTTGGTTATGGACAGACCAATTTACAACCCTAGTATCACCACATTTCTccatcaatatattttttcaggAAGAATGGTTCACTATGTTGTACGGTACAACTTAATTCGATCTAGGGTTCGATGTGCCTCACCTGATTCGGAACAAACTAATTCGATAGATCCTGAACAGATGCAACAAAAGTAGAATGATAGAGAGAGTAGTAAATAAGATCACCGGAGATGTTACTTTAAGAGATCGGAGAGTATCCTCCGGCGATGGTGCGAAGAGCTCGTCCTTACGATGAGGTAACAGATCAACGGAGAAAGCGCTGATATATTGATCCTTAGCTGGAGATCTTAGGCAtcaaattttttcattttttatcattttcatataattagATATTGCTACGTCCCAATCTTTTTACTTAATCAAAGAAGCATTTTACatataagtattcaaaataCATAAGCatagcaaaaccaaaaaacaaaaccaacctaAATCACCAACAACTAGACCACATATATAACATTTACAAGCGAAACACTTTCAAACCATACCTTAACAAACACTGTTGACTCCAAATCTCTTTGACACCAGTTCCTTCATCAATGTGCTCGACCTACAGCTTTCTTGTACTTGTAGCGTTTTGAAATCCAGAGGTACACTAAGAAGTTGAGGAAACTTAGAGTTGCCAGCAAGTAGAAATAGTAATCAAGATGGCCTCGGTTCAAGTTATCCGGTATCCAACCCGGTTTACCGTTCTTCTTCGTTACCTTCATCACAACCGTCACAAGAACTGTGCTTAAGTAGTTCCCTAACGCAACCGTGGTCAATGACAAAGCAGAGCAAAGACTTCTCATGGCATCAGGAGCCTGATCGTAGAAAAACTCAAGTTGTCCTATAAAGGTGAAAACTTCTGCACAACCGATAAGTAGATACTGCGGGACCTGCCAGAATATGGACATAGGGATCTGTTTCTCGTCATATGCATTGTGACTTTTGACGTAATCAAGCCTCACGACCTCAAGTACTCCTGCTGTGATCATGGCAAAGATTGAGATCACAAGACCTATACCCATACGCTGAAGCTGAGTGAAGCCTCGGTCATGGCGTGTGAACTTTCTTGCGAACGGGACAATGAACTGGTCGTATACAGGAGTCCAGAATAGTACACTGACCGTGTCGAAGAGTGAGAGTGAAGCTGATGGGATTTCAAAGTTTGGTCCCATGTGTTGGTCCAAAGTGTTTCCTTGTAAGACAAACATTGTGTTCATTTGGCTGTACACTGTGGCGAACACTATCCCCGAGGCCCAAACTGGAAGAAGTGTGATTATGGACTTGAGTTCTTCAACTTGAGTAACAGAACAAAGTCTCCACGGATTCACTTCCCCGTCTTTGATGCTATCAGATTGACTCTCAACCGCTGCTTTGTCGAAAAAACTGAGATAATATTCAAGACTTTGATTAGAAAACAGAGttaaagattcaaactttagaattgttaaagttttgtttcttactttaaGTTATCAGTGTGCACGAGTTTCCTGCTACCTTTGATGTTACTCTCATCATCAGCCGTTTCGAAGAGCAGAGACTTATCCTCTGGAACCTTAACACGTATCTTCCGAAAAGCCGCAACTATAACCTGAAAGATCCGTGTAAGAGGACTCCCTCCAGGTCTCTGAAGCCTGTAGAAACGGCTTcccaagaagaaaaagcaaaccGCAATGACCATTGCGACTGTTGGAACACCGAAACCCCATCCCCAACCAACGTTCATTTGTATCCAGACAAGAACTGTCGCAGCAATGAGTGCTCCAACATTGATGGAGAAGTAGAACCAGTTAAAGAATGAGCTCTTCTTGACCTTCTCAGCCTCATCATTCTCATCAAACTGATCAGCTCCAAAGGACGAAACACACGGCTTTATACCGCCTGTTCCAAGCGCAATCATGTAAAGCGCGACAAAGAAAACAGCCGTCTGACCCGAATTCGGATGACATGTATTGCCATCGCAGTTACCTGGTTTAAGTCCAGGAACTGATGCTGATAATGTCAAAAGAGTCATACcctgaaagagaaaaaaacaaacgtgTTACTTCCACCAAAAGATTCACATTTTAATCAACCGAATCTAgttaaaaacagagcaaagtaAAACTCACGGAGACATAGATGAAAACAAAGATTGCAATAGTCCAATATCGTCCAAGGTAAGCATCAGCTAGAAAGGCTCCAATCAAAGGAGTTATATAACATGTTCCAGACCAGTTCGTGACGTTATTTGCAGCCGTAGCATTGCCTTGATTAAGACGACTCTCAAGATAATTCACAAGGTTAGTACCCATGCCATAGTAAGCCAATCTTTCACAGCACTCGTTTCCTACACAAGATTTTAacgaacacaacaacaaaaaaaactgatcaatcttctatatatgtataacaatataaataaataaatttgggactttatttagataataataaaataaacacacaGTAGATTTTAAGGTTtgaactcttttttattttcatttttgtccatAGTGATCTAGTAGTACAGTAGTAACTATCACCCACCAAACTCGAACATTTtccaatataattttaaaatttattctcTCTATCATTCAATTCCCTTTTCTTTATCGTATATAGAAGTATAGAACCCACTTTTTAATCATTACTTTAATTATTGAAATCTCTCTATAAATATTGTTTGTGAGTGGGCATCATAAAAACATGGGACCTGAGGTCATTTGCTTCAGCTGGTCCTGATCCTCCTATAAGAGTATAAGGCTATAATGATAAAGAAGGAAGGTTGGTGAAACGATAAGAAGGTTACCGAGGATGAAGCGGCAAGCTTTCCAATTTCCAGTTTTCTCCTTGTTTGCAGGATTTTTGTGAATATCAACAGTTCCATCTTCCGTATACACATCTTTTTCGTCCATAttcctatatataaataattaaaaattactagCTTTTTCAACAAAGATGTAACAACCAAACACACACCTAAAGATCCATTTGAAAGATATAACAACCAAAGACACACCTAAAGATCCCTTTAACTAAAGCTCAATACTTGAGGTTTGAGCAGCAGCTAAGATTTCTAGATTTGGTCAATACATGAAACTAGTAGATTATGAAGATGAAGCAAGTACTTTTTATTCATGGTCTGAATAAATAGTTTCATGCTCTGTAACATCCAGATGAGCTTAACGGGGTGTAATGAACataacagttaaaaaaaaaaaaaaaaaaaaaaaaaaaaaaaaaaaaaaaaaaaaaaaaaaaaaaaaaNcaaagaaaagaacaagagtATAAacaagattcaagaaaaaaaaaaaaagacaaaccttTGTCCGAGACAGAAGTCGATAGTGACGGTGGCAGAGATGGCAGACGAGAAGAGATTTTATCGGATAgatttaaagagaaaaagagttgcCGAGGAATAACACGGCACTTGTCGTCGGTGTAATGAGTATGAAGCTTATAAAAAGGAAGCTCTGTATTTTAtatccaataaaaataaaaaaggagcGTAGCGTTGTTCACTTTTATTTCGATAATTTCAATTTAACGCCTCTTAAGTTTTGTAGTTTTCAGTTAGAGCCAATTTAGCTTTGtcacatttatttaattgttttgttttttgactCTATAAGTATAAATAGACACATATCGAAGGATGTGGTAGAAAATTTTTAACACATATCGAAAGATTTCTTCTCTCCACCAAACTTTTATAGTGGACGTAATAATTGTCTTCTCATACTAAAAACAAGAAAGGACCAAGGTGTGAAAACACAAAAGGTTAGTCATCAAATTCATGAAAATTTGGATTTCTTCTTTAAATATTGTGTTCATACTTCGTAATCGTGAATATCTTTAATAGTTTATCTTGAGTTCTTGAGTTCAGCTTTTccctgaccaaaaaaaaaaagaagagtataggcTTACCAAAAACTCTTTTTCTATAGACAAACTTTTggtgaaattttatttaaactaCGCCAATATTCACACAGATTTTTTGCGTTTATAATTTACTGTTtataacttttaaatgattttatataaataaagaaaattaatgttGATTTTGTTATATGCAGTtattaaatgtttacacatgtAATTGTCATATAGAGAGTAGAAAATTAATGCATggtttatttcattatttgttcttattctatttaactttttaaccaaaaatatataaataatatatatgacatGCTGACAGCTGACAGGTCAAAACCCATAACTCAACTCAATTTACACTTTGGTGGTCCGGTCTCAAAactgtttgatatatatatccaaatccCAACTCCCTAGattgaaaacatttttctaaaagGAATCAGtggcatttttttcttttttaaatgaGCAAAAAAGTAAGGCTTCAGTTGATAGTTCTGAAAACTACGGTAGTGATTATTTGGAAGCTAATGGTGTTTTGATTTGCTTTCGctgaaataaaagagatgtaaaTTGACAGTTGCATTAAAATAACCGTTGATCAAAAAGAATCACCAAGGAcgtatataacttaaaaaatgCATGTGAATCGATACAGTTGACATAGTTGGATCCTATTATCTACGACGATTTGTTGACTTGAACTGTTTGATCCAAATGATTAgctgttatttatttatgtacTTCTATAAGAGCATGTACAATGGTAGATAATAAAAAAGGGTACTTaagtatgtttttaattataatatttagaaataatgaagttaaaaacttttttaaaaactgtaaaatggTATGCTCCAATGGTAGATactaattttgggtttttaaatttttttttttttttcaaaatcataatATGTTAAGTacaatttggtttgtttaaaattttaaacattttttaaaacataaaattattttatttcataaaatttaaagttacatgatataaaagcatattaaaaaaacagattacaaaaacaattaattataaTCTTGACTTGTGCCAAATTTTTGCCACATATTCTCGACCAAATCAGCTTTCAATCGtcgatgtattttttttatcacgaATATCATTTCGAACGATCATCATATTGGTGAGGTTTGAAGGTGTATCCGTAGAGTATGTGAAATCCACTTGTGAAGTTCTGTTTGATTCTCCTTGTTCGAATTCTGACACATCAAACTGAGTGTATCCATCTCGTTCGtcttctactatcatattgtgcagtATGATACACGCTCTCATTATCTTCCCAATTTTTGCCTTATCCAAAAAAAGAGCGGGGTTTCtgactatggcaaatcgagcttgcaatactccaaaagcacgctcgACATCTTTACGTACAAACTCTTGATATGTAGCAAATAAGGATGCTTTCTGATCTTGTGGACTAggaatagattggataaaagtagccTATTGTGGATAAATACCATCTGTGAGATAGTAAGCCATATGATACTCGTGACCGTTGACACTATATTTCACTTTAGGAGCTTGACCGtgtaatatatcatcaaaaacagGTGAGCGatcaagaacattgatatcgtttaatgtacctggagctccaaaaaaatGCATGCCATATCCAaagatcttgtgaagctaccgcctctaaaacaattgttggcttTCCAGACCCACGTGTatattgacctttccatgcggtcgggcaattcttccactcccaatgcatacagtcgatgcttcctatcatcccgggaaatcccCGTAACTCTCCA from Camelina sativa cultivar DH55 chromosome 9, Cs, whole genome shotgun sequence encodes:
- the LOC104711990 gene encoding ataxin-3 homolog, whose product is MERTSNGGMLYHEVQESNLCAVHCVNTVLQGPFFSEFDLAAVAADLDRKERQVMLEGAAVGGFSSGDFYSEVSHNVSLGGDFSIQVLQKALEVWDLQVIPLNCPDAEPAQIDPELESAFICHLHDHWFCIRKVNGEWYNFDSLLAAPQHLSKFYLSAFLDSLKGSGWSIFIVKGNFPQECPMSSSSEASNSFGQWLSPEDAERIIKNTSSVQGSSASSNRSNANVDQQRQNQALSREEVQAFSEMEDDDLKATIAASLLDASAAGANLGAIGTSQKETEEKK
- the LOC104711991 gene encoding protein NRT1/ PTR FAMILY 8.1 — encoded protein: MDEKDVYTEDGTVDIHKNPANKEKTGNWKACRFILGNECCERLAYYGMGTNLVNYLESRLNQGNATAANNVTNWSGTCYITPLIGAFLADAYLGRYWTIAIFVFIYVSGMTLLTLSASVPGLKPGNCDGNTCHPNSGQTAVFFVALYMIALGTGGIKPCVSSFGADQFDENDEAEKVKKSSFFNWFYFSINVGALIAATVLVWIQMNVGWGWGFGVPTVAMVIAVCFFFLGSRFYRLQRPGGSPLTRIFQVIVAAFRKIRVKVPEDKSLLFETADDESNIKGSRKLVHTDNLNFFDKAAVESQSDSIKDGEVNPWRLCSVTQVEELKSIITLLPVWASGIVFATVYSQMNTMFVLQGNTLDQHMGPNFEIPSASLSLFDTVSVLFWTPVYDQFIVPFARKFTRHDRGFTQLQRMGIGLVISIFAMITAGVLEVVRLDYVKSHNAYDEKQIPMSIFWQVPQYLLIGCAEVFTFIGQLEFFYDQAPDAMRSLCSALSLTTVALGNYLSTVLVTVVMKVTKKNGKPGWIPDNLNRGHLDYYFYLLATLSFLNFLVYLWISKRYKYKKAVGRAH